One region of Salvia miltiorrhiza cultivar Shanhuang (shh) chromosome 3, IMPLAD_Smil_shh, whole genome shotgun sequence genomic DNA includes:
- the LOC131017963 gene encoding cell division control protein 48 homolog C-like isoform X2, with the protein MDEPTRKRQKIDETRNASRQIEVFRASASASYSDSNGRELDPSKSDESGGDGSETRDGARRDANGVNGAIIGDLGGVNELGGGKREMNKNGDGEGRDVNKNNWPMFSDLGGYNIRNRIGKFREVIVPLHQWKLLRHFGAVPMTAILLHGPPGCGKTAMARALGNEAGVPFYETSAAALMPGVSGILELFCRAYMKAPSIVFIDELDALISEMGSLRPCPVKQLMACMDEREPVNDGSDSESGPGYVLMIGATSKPDALDPALRRRFNREFYIGVPENIERYDILSVLTRNLKVEVGFDLLKLAGWTRGFVAGDLVALVKEARMVAVKSAIYKRVFEDREEQSFDVLFRERSRKAFSDEELENLSLTMGHFVEAGSMVQPSAEMEGFSTTPYTKWDDVGGLQLLKLEFERCVVKPIKFPLVYQDFQLPLHDTIFLYGPSGCGKTLIVKALAKEAGANFMHIWARELPNFGDQSDLVVQNIFSYARTHPPCIVFFDQLDVMTSCGDEDRDRDKDRGKGKGEGKGEDEDKAEDDDEEDDDDGIGWCDWPWPDFRQLISKIAGFTTTTRGVYVIGASSRPEIMSHTLPIKNYFESVVYVPLPTPEERGAILKALARDKPIDANVDLMALGKDVACENFSGADLWRLMRKAAQFAIDRPSLSCGGCVTIKDADFKRALAKVSPSLSCTELKNWELHAEKIQVDFPM; encoded by the exons ATGGACGAGCCAACTAGGAAACGGCAAAAAATAGACGAGACTCGGAATGCGAGTAGGCAAATTGAGGTATTTAGGGCATCCGCTTCTGCTAGTTATTCGGATTCCAACGGTAGGGAACTCGATCCTTCTAAGAGTGATGAATCTGGTGGTGATGGGAGTGAGACGCGCGACGGTGCGAGGAGGGATGCAAATGGGGTTAATGGGGCAATTATTGGGGATTTAGGGGGAGTTAATGAATTAGGCGGTGGTAAGAGAGAGATGAACAAGAATGGCGACGGTGAGGGGAGGGATGTGAATAAGAATAACTGGCCGATGTTTAGTGATCTTGGTGGGTATAATATAAGGAATAGGATTGGAAAATTTCGGGAGGTGATTGTGCCACTGCATCAGTGGAAGTTACTACGCCACTTTGGAGCCGTACCTATGACAGCAATTCTGTTGCACGGGCCACCGGGGTGTGGGAAAACCGCAATGGCCCGAGCCTTGGGCAATGAGGCTGGAGTGCCGTTCTATGAAACATCTGCTGCTGCATTGATGCCTGGTGTTTCTG GTATCCTAGAATTGTTCTGCAGAGCATACATGAAAGCACCATCTATTGTGTTCATTGATGAACTTGATGCATTGATTTCAGAAATGGGAAGTTTGAGACCATGCCCAGTAAAACAGTTGATGGCTTGTATGGATGAACGTGAACCTGTAAATGACGGTTCTGATTCTGAAAGTGGACCTGGCTATGTGCTGATGATTGGAGCAACCAGTAAACCTGATGCTCTTGACCCTGCCTTAAGGCGGCGGTTTAATCGTGAATTTTATATAGGTGTTCCAGAGAACATTGAACGTTATGACATACTATCTGTTCTAACACGTAATCTTAAGGTTGAAGTTGGTTTTGATCTTTTAAAGTTAGCTGGGTGGACTCGGGGTTTTGTAGCAGGAGATTTGGTAGCACTAGTAAAAGAGGCTCGTATGGTTGCTGTCAAAAGTGCCATTTACAAGAGAGTATTTGAGGATAGGGAAGAGCAGAGTTTTGACGTTTTGTTTAGAGAAAGATCCAGAAAAGCATTTTCAGATGAAGAACTGGAGAACCTCAGCTTGACCATGGGCCATTTTGTG GAAGCTGGTTCGATGGTTCAGCCTTCTGCTGAAATGGAAGGTTTTTCCACTACACCATATACAAAATGGGATGATGTTGGAGGCCTTCAATTGTTGAAATTGGAGTTTGAACGCTGTGTAGTTAAGCCTATAAAGTTTCCTCTAGTTTATCAG GATTTTCAACTGCCCTTGCATGACACCATTTTCCTTTATGGTCCTTCTGGCTGTGGAAAGACTTTGATTGTCAAGGCTTTGGCTAAAGAAGCAGGAGCTAATTTCATGCATATCTGG GCCCGTGAACTACCGAACTTTGGCGATCAGAGCGATTTGGTGGTGCAAAATATTTTCAGTTATGCAAGAACTCACCCTCCATGTATAGTTTTCTTTGATCAG TTGGACGTAATGACCTCATGTGGTGATGAAGACAGAGACAGAGACAAAGACAGAGGCAAAGGCAAAGGCGAAGGCAAAGGTGAAGACGAAGACAAAGCCGAAGACGATGACGAAGAAGACGATGATGATGGAATTGGATGGTGCGATTGGCCGTGGCCGGACTTTAGACAG CTAATATCCAAGATCGCTGGTTTTACGACGACTACGAGAGGTGTTTACGTGATTGGTGCATCAAGTAG GCCAGAGATCATGAGTCATACCCTGCCCAtcaaaaattattttgaaagtGTTGTGTATGTTCCTCTTCCTACTCCAGAAGAAAGAGGAGCAATATTGAAAGCTCTTGCTCGAGACAAGCCAATAGATGCCAATGTGGACCTGATGGCCCTAGGAAAAGATGTTGCTTGTGAAAATTTCAGCGGCGCTGATCTATGGCGATTG ATGAGAAAAGCTGCTCAGTTTGCCATTGATCGACCATCGTTGTCCTGTGGGGGTTGTGTGACCATCAAAGATGCAGATTTCAAGAGGGCGTTGGCGAAAGTCTCCCCTTCTCTCTCGTGCACG GAACTCAAGAACTGGGAGCTTCATGCGGAGAAGATACAAGTTGACTTCCCTATGtga
- the LOC131017963 gene encoding cell division control protein 48 homolog C-like isoform X3, producing MDEPTRKRQKIDETRNASRQIEVFRASASASYSDSNGRELDPSKSDESGGDGSETRDGARRDANGVNGAIIGDLGGVNELGGGKREMNKNGDGEGRDVNKNNWPMFSDLGGYNIRNRIGKFREVIVPLHQWKLLRHFGAVPMTAILLHGPPGCGKTAMARALGNEAGVPFYETSAAALMPGVSEMGSLRPCPVKQLMACMDEREPVNDGSDSESGPGYVLMIGATSKPDALDPALRRRFNREFYIGVPENIERYDILSVLTRNLKVEVGFDLLKLAGWTRGFVAGDLVALVKEARMVAVKSAIYKRVFEDREEQSFDVLFRERSRKAFSDEELENLSLTMGHFVEAGSMVQPSAEMEGFSTTPYTKWDDVGGLQLLKLEFERCVVKPIKFPLVYQDFQLPLHDTIFLYGPSGCGKTLIVKALAKEAGANFMHIWVLSLARELPNFGDQSDLVVQNIFSYARTHPPCIVFFDQLDVMTSCGDEDRDRDKDRGKGKGEGKGEDEDKAEDDDEEDDDDGIGWCDWPWPDFRQLISKIAGFTTTTRGVYVIGASSRPEIMSHTLPIKNYFESVVYVPLPTPEERGAILKALARDKPIDANVDLMALGKDVACENFSGADLWRLMRKAAQFAIDRPSLSCGGCVTIKDADFKRALAKVSPSLSCTELKNWELHAEKIQVDFPM from the exons ATGGACGAGCCAACTAGGAAACGGCAAAAAATAGACGAGACTCGGAATGCGAGTAGGCAAATTGAGGTATTTAGGGCATCCGCTTCTGCTAGTTATTCGGATTCCAACGGTAGGGAACTCGATCCTTCTAAGAGTGATGAATCTGGTGGTGATGGGAGTGAGACGCGCGACGGTGCGAGGAGGGATGCAAATGGGGTTAATGGGGCAATTATTGGGGATTTAGGGGGAGTTAATGAATTAGGCGGTGGTAAGAGAGAGATGAACAAGAATGGCGACGGTGAGGGGAGGGATGTGAATAAGAATAACTGGCCGATGTTTAGTGATCTTGGTGGGTATAATATAAGGAATAGGATTGGAAAATTTCGGGAGGTGATTGTGCCACTGCATCAGTGGAAGTTACTACGCCACTTTGGAGCCGTACCTATGACAGCAATTCTGTTGCACGGGCCACCGGGGTGTGGGAAAACCGCAATGGCCCGAGCCTTGGGCAATGAGGCTGGAGTGCCGTTCTATGAAACATCTGCTGCTGCATTGATGCCTGGTGTTTCTG AAATGGGAAGTTTGAGACCATGCCCAGTAAAACAGTTGATGGCTTGTATGGATGAACGTGAACCTGTAAATGACGGTTCTGATTCTGAAAGTGGACCTGGCTATGTGCTGATGATTGGAGCAACCAGTAAACCTGATGCTCTTGACCCTGCCTTAAGGCGGCGGTTTAATCGTGAATTTTATATAGGTGTTCCAGAGAACATTGAACGTTATGACATACTATCTGTTCTAACACGTAATCTTAAGGTTGAAGTTGGTTTTGATCTTTTAAAGTTAGCTGGGTGGACTCGGGGTTTTGTAGCAGGAGATTTGGTAGCACTAGTAAAAGAGGCTCGTATGGTTGCTGTCAAAAGTGCCATTTACAAGAGAGTATTTGAGGATAGGGAAGAGCAGAGTTTTGACGTTTTGTTTAGAGAAAGATCCAGAAAAGCATTTTCAGATGAAGAACTGGAGAACCTCAGCTTGACCATGGGCCATTTTGTG GAAGCTGGTTCGATGGTTCAGCCTTCTGCTGAAATGGAAGGTTTTTCCACTACACCATATACAAAATGGGATGATGTTGGAGGCCTTCAATTGTTGAAATTGGAGTTTGAACGCTGTGTAGTTAAGCCTATAAAGTTTCCTCTAGTTTATCAG GATTTTCAACTGCCCTTGCATGACACCATTTTCCTTTATGGTCCTTCTGGCTGTGGAAAGACTTTGATTGTCAAGGCTTTGGCTAAAGAAGCAGGAGCTAATTTCATGCATATCTGGGTTCTCTCTCTG GCCCGTGAACTACCGAACTTTGGCGATCAGAGCGATTTGGTGGTGCAAAATATTTTCAGTTATGCAAGAACTCACCCTCCATGTATAGTTTTCTTTGATCAG TTGGACGTAATGACCTCATGTGGTGATGAAGACAGAGACAGAGACAAAGACAGAGGCAAAGGCAAAGGCGAAGGCAAAGGTGAAGACGAAGACAAAGCCGAAGACGATGACGAAGAAGACGATGATGATGGAATTGGATGGTGCGATTGGCCGTGGCCGGACTTTAGACAG CTAATATCCAAGATCGCTGGTTTTACGACGACTACGAGAGGTGTTTACGTGATTGGTGCATCAAGTAG GCCAGAGATCATGAGTCATACCCTGCCCAtcaaaaattattttgaaagtGTTGTGTATGTTCCTCTTCCTACTCCAGAAGAAAGAGGAGCAATATTGAAAGCTCTTGCTCGAGACAAGCCAATAGATGCCAATGTGGACCTGATGGCCCTAGGAAAAGATGTTGCTTGTGAAAATTTCAGCGGCGCTGATCTATGGCGATTG ATGAGAAAAGCTGCTCAGTTTGCCATTGATCGACCATCGTTGTCCTGTGGGGGTTGTGTGACCATCAAAGATGCAGATTTCAAGAGGGCGTTGGCGAAAGTCTCCCCTTCTCTCTCGTGCACG GAACTCAAGAACTGGGAGCTTCATGCGGAGAAGATACAAGTTGACTTCCCTATGtga
- the LOC131017963 gene encoding cell division control protein 48 homolog C-like isoform X5 — translation MDEPTRKRQKIDETRNASRQIEVFRASASASYSDSNGRELDPSKSDESGGDGSETRDGARRDANGVNGAIIGDLGGVNELGGGKREMNKNGDGEGRDVNKNNWPMFSDLGGYNIRNRIGKFREVIVPLHQWKLLRHFGAVPMTAILLHGPPGCGKTAMARALGNEAGVPFYETSAAALMPGVSGILELFCRAYMKAPSIVFIDELDALISEMGSLRPCPVKQLMACMDEREPVNDGSDSESGPGYVLMIGATSKPDALDPALRRRFNREFYIGVPENIERYDILSVLTRNLKVEVGFDLLKLAGWTRGFVAGDLVALVKEARMVAVKSAIYKRVFEDREEQSFDVLFRERSRKAFSDEELENLSLTMGHFVEAGSMVQPSAEMEGFSTTPYTKWDDVGGLQLLKLEFERCVVKPIKFPLVYQARELPNFGDQSDLVVQNIFSYARTHPPCIVFFDQLDVMTSCGDEDRDRDKDRGKGKGEGKGEDEDKAEDDDEEDDDDGIGWCDWPWPDFRQLISKIAGFTTTTRGVYVIGASSRPEIMSHTLPIKNYFESVVYVPLPTPEERGAILKALARDKPIDANVDLMALGKDVACENFSGADLWRLMRKAAQFAIDRPSLSCGGCVTIKDADFKRALAKVSPSLSCTELKNWELHAEKIQVDFPM, via the exons ATGGACGAGCCAACTAGGAAACGGCAAAAAATAGACGAGACTCGGAATGCGAGTAGGCAAATTGAGGTATTTAGGGCATCCGCTTCTGCTAGTTATTCGGATTCCAACGGTAGGGAACTCGATCCTTCTAAGAGTGATGAATCTGGTGGTGATGGGAGTGAGACGCGCGACGGTGCGAGGAGGGATGCAAATGGGGTTAATGGGGCAATTATTGGGGATTTAGGGGGAGTTAATGAATTAGGCGGTGGTAAGAGAGAGATGAACAAGAATGGCGACGGTGAGGGGAGGGATGTGAATAAGAATAACTGGCCGATGTTTAGTGATCTTGGTGGGTATAATATAAGGAATAGGATTGGAAAATTTCGGGAGGTGATTGTGCCACTGCATCAGTGGAAGTTACTACGCCACTTTGGAGCCGTACCTATGACAGCAATTCTGTTGCACGGGCCACCGGGGTGTGGGAAAACCGCAATGGCCCGAGCCTTGGGCAATGAGGCTGGAGTGCCGTTCTATGAAACATCTGCTGCTGCATTGATGCCTGGTGTTTCTG GTATCCTAGAATTGTTCTGCAGAGCATACATGAAAGCACCATCTATTGTGTTCATTGATGAACTTGATGCATTGATTTCAGAAATGGGAAGTTTGAGACCATGCCCAGTAAAACAGTTGATGGCTTGTATGGATGAACGTGAACCTGTAAATGACGGTTCTGATTCTGAAAGTGGACCTGGCTATGTGCTGATGATTGGAGCAACCAGTAAACCTGATGCTCTTGACCCTGCCTTAAGGCGGCGGTTTAATCGTGAATTTTATATAGGTGTTCCAGAGAACATTGAACGTTATGACATACTATCTGTTCTAACACGTAATCTTAAGGTTGAAGTTGGTTTTGATCTTTTAAAGTTAGCTGGGTGGACTCGGGGTTTTGTAGCAGGAGATTTGGTAGCACTAGTAAAAGAGGCTCGTATGGTTGCTGTCAAAAGTGCCATTTACAAGAGAGTATTTGAGGATAGGGAAGAGCAGAGTTTTGACGTTTTGTTTAGAGAAAGATCCAGAAAAGCATTTTCAGATGAAGAACTGGAGAACCTCAGCTTGACCATGGGCCATTTTGTG GAAGCTGGTTCGATGGTTCAGCCTTCTGCTGAAATGGAAGGTTTTTCCACTACACCATATACAAAATGGGATGATGTTGGAGGCCTTCAATTGTTGAAATTGGAGTTTGAACGCTGTGTAGTTAAGCCTATAAAGTTTCCTCTAGTTTATCAG GCCCGTGAACTACCGAACTTTGGCGATCAGAGCGATTTGGTGGTGCAAAATATTTTCAGTTATGCAAGAACTCACCCTCCATGTATAGTTTTCTTTGATCAG TTGGACGTAATGACCTCATGTGGTGATGAAGACAGAGACAGAGACAAAGACAGAGGCAAAGGCAAAGGCGAAGGCAAAGGTGAAGACGAAGACAAAGCCGAAGACGATGACGAAGAAGACGATGATGATGGAATTGGATGGTGCGATTGGCCGTGGCCGGACTTTAGACAG CTAATATCCAAGATCGCTGGTTTTACGACGACTACGAGAGGTGTTTACGTGATTGGTGCATCAAGTAG GCCAGAGATCATGAGTCATACCCTGCCCAtcaaaaattattttgaaagtGTTGTGTATGTTCCTCTTCCTACTCCAGAAGAAAGAGGAGCAATATTGAAAGCTCTTGCTCGAGACAAGCCAATAGATGCCAATGTGGACCTGATGGCCCTAGGAAAAGATGTTGCTTGTGAAAATTTCAGCGGCGCTGATCTATGGCGATTG ATGAGAAAAGCTGCTCAGTTTGCCATTGATCGACCATCGTTGTCCTGTGGGGGTTGTGTGACCATCAAAGATGCAGATTTCAAGAGGGCGTTGGCGAAAGTCTCCCCTTCTCTCTCGTGCACG GAACTCAAGAACTGGGAGCTTCATGCGGAGAAGATACAAGTTGACTTCCCTATGtga
- the LOC131017963 gene encoding cell division control protein 48 homolog C-like isoform X4 — protein MDEPTRKRQKIDETRNASRQIEVFRASASASYSDSNGRELDPSKSDESGGDGSETRDGARRDANGVNGAIIGDLGGVNELGGGKREMNKNGDGEGRDVNKNNWPMFSDLGGYNIRNRIGKFREVIVPLHQWKLLRHFGAVPMTAILLHGPPGCGKTAMARALGNEAGVPFYETSAAALMPGVSEMGSLRPCPVKQLMACMDEREPVNDGSDSESGPGYVLMIGATSKPDALDPALRRRFNREFYIGVPENIERYDILSVLTRNLKVEVGFDLLKLAGWTRGFVAGDLVALVKEARMVAVKSAIYKRVFEDREEQSFDVLFRERSRKAFSDEELENLSLTMGHFVEAGSMVQPSAEMEGFSTTPYTKWDDVGGLQLLKLEFERCVVKPIKFPLVYQDFQLPLHDTIFLYGPSGCGKTLIVKALAKEAGANFMHIWARELPNFGDQSDLVVQNIFSYARTHPPCIVFFDQLDVMTSCGDEDRDRDKDRGKGKGEGKGEDEDKAEDDDEEDDDDGIGWCDWPWPDFRQLISKIAGFTTTTRGVYVIGASSRPEIMSHTLPIKNYFESVVYVPLPTPEERGAILKALARDKPIDANVDLMALGKDVACENFSGADLWRLMRKAAQFAIDRPSLSCGGCVTIKDADFKRALAKVSPSLSCTELKNWELHAEKIQVDFPM, from the exons ATGGACGAGCCAACTAGGAAACGGCAAAAAATAGACGAGACTCGGAATGCGAGTAGGCAAATTGAGGTATTTAGGGCATCCGCTTCTGCTAGTTATTCGGATTCCAACGGTAGGGAACTCGATCCTTCTAAGAGTGATGAATCTGGTGGTGATGGGAGTGAGACGCGCGACGGTGCGAGGAGGGATGCAAATGGGGTTAATGGGGCAATTATTGGGGATTTAGGGGGAGTTAATGAATTAGGCGGTGGTAAGAGAGAGATGAACAAGAATGGCGACGGTGAGGGGAGGGATGTGAATAAGAATAACTGGCCGATGTTTAGTGATCTTGGTGGGTATAATATAAGGAATAGGATTGGAAAATTTCGGGAGGTGATTGTGCCACTGCATCAGTGGAAGTTACTACGCCACTTTGGAGCCGTACCTATGACAGCAATTCTGTTGCACGGGCCACCGGGGTGTGGGAAAACCGCAATGGCCCGAGCCTTGGGCAATGAGGCTGGAGTGCCGTTCTATGAAACATCTGCTGCTGCATTGATGCCTGGTGTTTCTG AAATGGGAAGTTTGAGACCATGCCCAGTAAAACAGTTGATGGCTTGTATGGATGAACGTGAACCTGTAAATGACGGTTCTGATTCTGAAAGTGGACCTGGCTATGTGCTGATGATTGGAGCAACCAGTAAACCTGATGCTCTTGACCCTGCCTTAAGGCGGCGGTTTAATCGTGAATTTTATATAGGTGTTCCAGAGAACATTGAACGTTATGACATACTATCTGTTCTAACACGTAATCTTAAGGTTGAAGTTGGTTTTGATCTTTTAAAGTTAGCTGGGTGGACTCGGGGTTTTGTAGCAGGAGATTTGGTAGCACTAGTAAAAGAGGCTCGTATGGTTGCTGTCAAAAGTGCCATTTACAAGAGAGTATTTGAGGATAGGGAAGAGCAGAGTTTTGACGTTTTGTTTAGAGAAAGATCCAGAAAAGCATTTTCAGATGAAGAACTGGAGAACCTCAGCTTGACCATGGGCCATTTTGTG GAAGCTGGTTCGATGGTTCAGCCTTCTGCTGAAATGGAAGGTTTTTCCACTACACCATATACAAAATGGGATGATGTTGGAGGCCTTCAATTGTTGAAATTGGAGTTTGAACGCTGTGTAGTTAAGCCTATAAAGTTTCCTCTAGTTTATCAG GATTTTCAACTGCCCTTGCATGACACCATTTTCCTTTATGGTCCTTCTGGCTGTGGAAAGACTTTGATTGTCAAGGCTTTGGCTAAAGAAGCAGGAGCTAATTTCATGCATATCTGG GCCCGTGAACTACCGAACTTTGGCGATCAGAGCGATTTGGTGGTGCAAAATATTTTCAGTTATGCAAGAACTCACCCTCCATGTATAGTTTTCTTTGATCAG TTGGACGTAATGACCTCATGTGGTGATGAAGACAGAGACAGAGACAAAGACAGAGGCAAAGGCAAAGGCGAAGGCAAAGGTGAAGACGAAGACAAAGCCGAAGACGATGACGAAGAAGACGATGATGATGGAATTGGATGGTGCGATTGGCCGTGGCCGGACTTTAGACAG CTAATATCCAAGATCGCTGGTTTTACGACGACTACGAGAGGTGTTTACGTGATTGGTGCATCAAGTAG GCCAGAGATCATGAGTCATACCCTGCCCAtcaaaaattattttgaaagtGTTGTGTATGTTCCTCTTCCTACTCCAGAAGAAAGAGGAGCAATATTGAAAGCTCTTGCTCGAGACAAGCCAATAGATGCCAATGTGGACCTGATGGCCCTAGGAAAAGATGTTGCTTGTGAAAATTTCAGCGGCGCTGATCTATGGCGATTG ATGAGAAAAGCTGCTCAGTTTGCCATTGATCGACCATCGTTGTCCTGTGGGGGTTGTGTGACCATCAAAGATGCAGATTTCAAGAGGGCGTTGGCGAAAGTCTCCCCTTCTCTCTCGTGCACG GAACTCAAGAACTGGGAGCTTCATGCGGAGAAGATACAAGTTGACTTCCCTATGtga
- the LOC131017963 gene encoding cell division control protein 48 homolog C-like isoform X1, which produces MDEPTRKRQKIDETRNASRQIEVFRASASASYSDSNGRELDPSKSDESGGDGSETRDGARRDANGVNGAIIGDLGGVNELGGGKREMNKNGDGEGRDVNKNNWPMFSDLGGYNIRNRIGKFREVIVPLHQWKLLRHFGAVPMTAILLHGPPGCGKTAMARALGNEAGVPFYETSAAALMPGVSGILELFCRAYMKAPSIVFIDELDALISEMGSLRPCPVKQLMACMDEREPVNDGSDSESGPGYVLMIGATSKPDALDPALRRRFNREFYIGVPENIERYDILSVLTRNLKVEVGFDLLKLAGWTRGFVAGDLVALVKEARMVAVKSAIYKRVFEDREEQSFDVLFRERSRKAFSDEELENLSLTMGHFVEAGSMVQPSAEMEGFSTTPYTKWDDVGGLQLLKLEFERCVVKPIKFPLVYQDFQLPLHDTIFLYGPSGCGKTLIVKALAKEAGANFMHIWVLSLARELPNFGDQSDLVVQNIFSYARTHPPCIVFFDQLDVMTSCGDEDRDRDKDRGKGKGEGKGEDEDKAEDDDEEDDDDGIGWCDWPWPDFRQLISKIAGFTTTTRGVYVIGASSRPEIMSHTLPIKNYFESVVYVPLPTPEERGAILKALARDKPIDANVDLMALGKDVACENFSGADLWRLMRKAAQFAIDRPSLSCGGCVTIKDADFKRALAKVSPSLSCTELKNWELHAEKIQVDFPM; this is translated from the exons ATGGACGAGCCAACTAGGAAACGGCAAAAAATAGACGAGACTCGGAATGCGAGTAGGCAAATTGAGGTATTTAGGGCATCCGCTTCTGCTAGTTATTCGGATTCCAACGGTAGGGAACTCGATCCTTCTAAGAGTGATGAATCTGGTGGTGATGGGAGTGAGACGCGCGACGGTGCGAGGAGGGATGCAAATGGGGTTAATGGGGCAATTATTGGGGATTTAGGGGGAGTTAATGAATTAGGCGGTGGTAAGAGAGAGATGAACAAGAATGGCGACGGTGAGGGGAGGGATGTGAATAAGAATAACTGGCCGATGTTTAGTGATCTTGGTGGGTATAATATAAGGAATAGGATTGGAAAATTTCGGGAGGTGATTGTGCCACTGCATCAGTGGAAGTTACTACGCCACTTTGGAGCCGTACCTATGACAGCAATTCTGTTGCACGGGCCACCGGGGTGTGGGAAAACCGCAATGGCCCGAGCCTTGGGCAATGAGGCTGGAGTGCCGTTCTATGAAACATCTGCTGCTGCATTGATGCCTGGTGTTTCTG GTATCCTAGAATTGTTCTGCAGAGCATACATGAAAGCACCATCTATTGTGTTCATTGATGAACTTGATGCATTGATTTCAGAAATGGGAAGTTTGAGACCATGCCCAGTAAAACAGTTGATGGCTTGTATGGATGAACGTGAACCTGTAAATGACGGTTCTGATTCTGAAAGTGGACCTGGCTATGTGCTGATGATTGGAGCAACCAGTAAACCTGATGCTCTTGACCCTGCCTTAAGGCGGCGGTTTAATCGTGAATTTTATATAGGTGTTCCAGAGAACATTGAACGTTATGACATACTATCTGTTCTAACACGTAATCTTAAGGTTGAAGTTGGTTTTGATCTTTTAAAGTTAGCTGGGTGGACTCGGGGTTTTGTAGCAGGAGATTTGGTAGCACTAGTAAAAGAGGCTCGTATGGTTGCTGTCAAAAGTGCCATTTACAAGAGAGTATTTGAGGATAGGGAAGAGCAGAGTTTTGACGTTTTGTTTAGAGAAAGATCCAGAAAAGCATTTTCAGATGAAGAACTGGAGAACCTCAGCTTGACCATGGGCCATTTTGTG GAAGCTGGTTCGATGGTTCAGCCTTCTGCTGAAATGGAAGGTTTTTCCACTACACCATATACAAAATGGGATGATGTTGGAGGCCTTCAATTGTTGAAATTGGAGTTTGAACGCTGTGTAGTTAAGCCTATAAAGTTTCCTCTAGTTTATCAG GATTTTCAACTGCCCTTGCATGACACCATTTTCCTTTATGGTCCTTCTGGCTGTGGAAAGACTTTGATTGTCAAGGCTTTGGCTAAAGAAGCAGGAGCTAATTTCATGCATATCTGGGTTCTCTCTCTG GCCCGTGAACTACCGAACTTTGGCGATCAGAGCGATTTGGTGGTGCAAAATATTTTCAGTTATGCAAGAACTCACCCTCCATGTATAGTTTTCTTTGATCAG TTGGACGTAATGACCTCATGTGGTGATGAAGACAGAGACAGAGACAAAGACAGAGGCAAAGGCAAAGGCGAAGGCAAAGGTGAAGACGAAGACAAAGCCGAAGACGATGACGAAGAAGACGATGATGATGGAATTGGATGGTGCGATTGGCCGTGGCCGGACTTTAGACAG CTAATATCCAAGATCGCTGGTTTTACGACGACTACGAGAGGTGTTTACGTGATTGGTGCATCAAGTAG GCCAGAGATCATGAGTCATACCCTGCCCAtcaaaaattattttgaaagtGTTGTGTATGTTCCTCTTCCTACTCCAGAAGAAAGAGGAGCAATATTGAAAGCTCTTGCTCGAGACAAGCCAATAGATGCCAATGTGGACCTGATGGCCCTAGGAAAAGATGTTGCTTGTGAAAATTTCAGCGGCGCTGATCTATGGCGATTG ATGAGAAAAGCTGCTCAGTTTGCCATTGATCGACCATCGTTGTCCTGTGGGGGTTGTGTGACCATCAAAGATGCAGATTTCAAGAGGGCGTTGGCGAAAGTCTCCCCTTCTCTCTCGTGCACG GAACTCAAGAACTGGGAGCTTCATGCGGAGAAGATACAAGTTGACTTCCCTATGtga